The sequence CAAGCGAGTTGTTAAAACACAAGGCTAGTCCAAACACTAAGTGTTGTGTGAGTCACTAATTATACAGTATTTTGTATAACAGCAGCTTTGTTGTTCCACAATACACATTTGAAGACTGGTTCACTTTCTTGTTTTAGGTATACAAAACTGGGTTATGCAGGGAATACAGAACCACAATTCATTATCCCATCATGTAAGTAATTTTTACTCTTCGTTATAAAATATGTGCTGATTGATGAAGAGAGGCGACTGCTTTTCAGCTCTCTAGCTCAGCTTTCTTTGGGTGGGGTACATTTTGCTCTTTTTTGAGAAATGGTATTTACTACACTACTGTGCTTGGCTAGTGGATAACTGAAGAGAAAAGCTTGCTTTCCTTCTTTGCCAGGTCCGGCCCCCATTAGACCAGTTTCTGGTTGCTATGACAAGTCCTGTTTCCTGCCTATCCATTGTGTTGCTGCCAGGGATCTGCCTTAGCAGACAAGGGGCTTCCTCTTTACCTGACACCATGGATACAACTTGAATAATCTTCCAGTCCATTTATATACTGAATTGCAGATGCCACCTGGCTGTGAAATGGTACATATTTGGCTAGGATTTTAGAGTTTAGAAAAGGGTGGTGTTAATGGGATGGCTTCTTGTAATTCTTTTAATGTAGGTATTGCAATAAGAGAATCGGCAAAAGTTGGTGACCAAGCACAGAGGAGGCTTACCCAAGGAATTGATGATCTAGACTTTTTCATTGGAGATGAAGCCGTAGATAAACCTACCTATGCTACAAAGGTAAGGCTGGAGTAAAAAATGAAGCACCcttcaaaaaaaaagaaggaaggaaggaaggaaggaaggaaggaaggaaggaagaaaggaagaaagaaagaaagaaagaaagaaagaaagaaagaaaggaaggaaggaaggaaggaaggaaggaaggaaggagctgtgGGCAGGCTGATCTTTGCTCTTGCAAGATGTAGCGGCAGGCTGTTGCAAGATGTAGCGCAGTGCAGTTTAGTGAGGACACATGTTTTTAACCAATCTGATTCCACAATACTTCTTTTATGGATGTGTTGTTAAGATGTAGCAACCTCAGAGTGGGTATGACCAATGCACAGAGAAGAATTGGGTATTTGAGAGTTCTGACTTGATTATCCTTTACCACGCAAAAGTATCTTGCTCCTTTAATCACCTCCACTCTTCCTCTTTTGCTGCCCCATATGCTTGAAGCCCTTCCCAGTACTTGGTGCCTCTTTCCTTCAAATCTCTCTTTAAAACCTGTGAAGTCTTTAGCTCAACCCTTAGTCCTTCCTTTTCATTTCAATCAAGGTTATGTGTACATATGTATTTGTCCCCTGTTACCCTTGCCTTTCTCTTTACTTCTCTCTTCCGCTGTTGCAACCTAGACTGCAAGCTCCTTGCATGCGTGACTCCATAAACCATGGCACTGTGTCTACATGTTTTATTCAGGTTTATGTTGGCTTTCTCCTGATCAGGCAGAGGCCAAGCATTGCAAGGGTTCTTCCCTTCCCATGCTGCATCTCCTGTCTCCTGTCCTGGTACTGTTGCCTTTCTGACTGCTGTCTGAGTTAAGGTGTTGCAAAGGACTTTGAGAACACTCTCACTTGGTGTATGTAGGGTCTGGCAAGGTCAGAGCACACTCTGCCTTGACAGTTTCATATTATTTGCCAACTGAAAGCCATTGAATTATGATGTGTACACAGAACATGGCATGCAAAGGGACTCTTCCCTtcagcatttcatagaatcatagaatcatagaatcatagaatcatagagttggaagagaccacaagggccatcgagtccaaccccctgccaagcaggaaatttCAGTGTTGggcatgacttgtttttcttATTTGGAAGCCAACTGGGGCAGGCCCTGCTCATGATGAGTTCCTTGTGTGCAGCGTGTCTGCTGGATTGAGACAACAGAATACAAACCTGCTCATATTATGCAAAAGTGACATGCTTGTTCAGTAGTGTGATATTTTTCCAATTACCTTTGCTTCAGTGGCCTATACGACATGGTCTTGTGGAAGACTGGGATCTTATGGAAAGATTCATGGAGCAGGTTATTTTTAAATATCTTCGAGCTGAACCAGAAGATCACTACTTCTTGATGGTAAGAGGAACAGGCCAAAGGTTTGCCATTCTTAAATGTACATtttacaacttttttaaaaactggggaaTAGTTAGTCCCATGTTCTCTTAGGTCAGTATTCCTCATCTTCTCCCCTgtggatgttttggactgcattgTCCCTGATGGGGTTGAATAGCATTGCAATacaaacatctagaaggcaccaggttggggaaggctgtcttaGATTCACATATCTTTATGAAAACAGGactgctaaacacacacacacacacacacacacacacacacacacacacacagagtgtcaatgcCAAGTTTAATAAACTGTGTTTTATGCTTTTAtaatttaataatatattttaaaaacagactGAGCCACCACTGAATACTCCTGAGAACAGAGAATACCTCGCAGAAATCATGTTTGAATCTTTTAACGTGCCAGGACTTTACATTGCGGTTCAGGTAAACAGTGAATCTCTCTAACAGTGAACAATATCTTTGCAGAATAAAGTATGGAAATCTCTGCGCGTATTACCTAAATTAAGGATTTTTAGAGTGTGAATGTTGCTTTAATTTGTAGGCGAAAACTTTTGTTAGATGTGATGAAATCCATATTTATTTAGTACTTTTATATCTAttgttcagccaaaaaggcttacAAAAAGCACCTTACAAACAATAAGTGAGAAACTATATCGTTGCATCCTGTAGGTTTGCAATTTAAAGGATGGAACATCAAAGGAATTGGGAGGGAAGATGAAAGTAAGCAAACTCAAGCACCAGTTCTTAAAATTATGATGTTTTTATAATGATCAGCTTAAATGGAAACActtgaggggagaggaggagccaagtGTGGTTTGATGGGGCTCTCAGCTGAACCAGTGGAGTGGGTCCTGTGGCCTCACCTCTCCTTCTAATGTGGCTAGGTAGAGTACCAGCTAAAGGATAGCTaatgagggagagaaggaagcaaaTAGATCATTTGTTAAACTGAAGGTGAACAGGACCAATTGAGCATTCCTGTATCTGTTTTGTACATGAACTACCTTTTTATGTGGATTTTAATGCATGCTATGTTCCTGCTATTTACCTCTGATTTTGCTACAACTCAATCTAGATGTTCTTGTTTTACTTATGTTTGTGGGGAGTGATTGATAAAAAAACGTTAAGCTCTAAACTTTGCATTTCAAGAAGCTACATCTAATGGTACTGGGACAGACTTTTCTTAGAAGTGGCATAATgtgaaatctctctctttctctcttccctcctctcccAGGTGGCCCAGCAGGCAACCTTTCTGCTTGCTTTATATAGCAGATggagattttatttcttttagatAAGACGTAACTCCTTCCCAATGTTTAAAGTTCTTAACGTATTGCTGTCTTGGCAATCCCTTTAACAGGCTGTTTAACGCTGGCATTATTATCCCCATATGTTTTCCCACATCAGTAGCAGCCTGTGTTGTGGCTCCACCACAACATCAGTGTCCTTGTGGCTTCTGAACACAGCGTGGCTCTAGTGTTTACCAGAAAGGGAAGGTGCAAGGTGCAGGGAGCTTGGTGCTGGGCAGATATATAAATGCTGGATTAGCTCTGCTGCACCACACAATGCTGAGCTCCCTGTGCCTTGTCCGTTCCCCTCATGTTGTGTTCGGAAGCCAGGAGGGCTAGGGTACCTCACCTTCACTGCTGCATGGGCCACTGCTGCCCCACATGCTTGCTTTTTGTTAGTTTGTTGTGTTAATAGCACCTATGGGGAATCCTGGGCAAACCCTGGACTGTGGCAGAGGAGCTAAGGAGGGGAAGTTgctggttagctcagttggttagagcgtggtgctgataataccaagatcatgggtttgatccctgtatgggtgcATATCCTGCATTGGTGGGAGTTGGaccagatcaggcttcctcaccctcggccctccagatgtttttggcctacaactcccatgatccctagctagcaggaccagtggtcagggatgatgggaattgtagtctcaaaacatctggagggccgaggttgaggaagcctggactagataTGAGGTCCATTTtaactctatggttctatcaTTTTATCATCTCTTTATAACGtcacttctcttcccaccccatcaCAGTGGAAAAAACTGGCCTCTTGAAAGTTGCTACTTGCATCTTGAATGAAGCCACTGTTGCCGCCAATACAAGCTTTCCTTGAACTACAAATAGTAGTTTTAGCTGTTCAGGCTTTCACTCTATTTACACAACAAAAAAGCAAAtgtgaattaaaggtaaaggtaaaggtacccctgcccgtacgggccagtcttgccagactctagggttgtgcgctcatctcactctataggccgggagccagtgctgtctgcagacgcttccgggtcacgtggccagcgtgacatcgctgctctggcaagccagcgcagcacacggaacaccgtttaccttcccgctagtaagcggtccctatttatctacttgcacccgaaggtgctttcgaactgctaggttggcaggcgctgggaccgaacgacaggagcgcaccccgccgcagggattcgaaccgccgacctttcgatcggcaagtcctaggtgctgaggctttaacccacaccgccacctgcgtccctaaatgTGAATTGCATTCATGCAATTATCATGGCGGCTGGTTTTACCCTCAGGCTAACTCTTGGCTTAAGATGGATTTGAATGGAAGACTTCCTGTTTCATAGCTTAAGTTCCTAGCAGCTCTTAGGTTTCTAGTTTTTAATCTGTTAGTTCTCAATTTGGCTGGAATTTGGGTGGTGGCTTTATGGCTTCTGAATGGTTGCGGTTGTAATCTTTTACCCTGTGCAGGCCGTGTTGGCTTTAGCTGCGTCTTGGACTTCACGGCAAGTTGGGGAACGTACTTTAACTGGAACTGTTGTTGACAGTGGTGATGGTGTGACCCATGTCATTCCAGTGGTAAGTGGTATATGTGTTCTGCATCATGTATATTCAACATTATGTGCTTTGCTTACCACAGCTGAAAAGCACAGGCATATTATTATGTGAATTTTTGAAATAATAAGGAAGGGAATTTATTAAATCAACACATTTAACATTTAGTATCAGAATGTGGTAGACACACACTGATTTGATCTCAAATAAGACCATGCTTTTAAGTGAAGCATGTGAAGATCTTGCTTGCCTTTTGAAAAGAAGGACATATAAAAACGGTGTTGTGTAGGATAAACTAAGTTGTCCAGGATCTCAGAATCTATACATTAAGTCAAAGAACCCAGAAGAAATTTTGATTCCTGTTTCTTGAACAAAAGACTCTTTTgttttattgtaaaccactttgaaagtCCATTCAGATTTACAAGTAGTATGCGTTTAAAATGCAATACAAGTAGTATTGCATTTAaaagatttatatcctgctttggaAGACTCCTCAGTGTAGCTTCCACTTAAATAGCACATACAATAAAATCTAAGAcacaataaaaatgacaaataAAGCAGCAGACAGCGCATTAAACCAAAACCAACGCAGAAAGGTGGAACAAAAATTCAACACATGCCAAATGCCTGGAGAAATAAAACCCTCTCTTTAGGGTTGGGGTTTCATTGTCTGGGTATTGCAACCAAAAAAGCCTTGTCCTGTGTCCCCCACATGCCTCTGAAGGTGTCAAGCATGGAGAAGGGCCTTGAATGTTGAACGCAGTGGTAGGGCAGATTCATGTGGTAGGATGTGATCCTTCAAGTATCCTAGTCCCAAACTGTTCAGGGCTTCGTAGGTTATAACTGGCATTTTGAATTGCAGCTGGAAATGAACAGGAGATTATGCAAAGCTTGACTAATGTGCTCTTCAAAGAGGGCTCCATCTGTGGAAGCCCAAAAAGGGCATCTCGTTTTGCCCCAGCTGTAGTTTCTGAACGCTTTTCAAAGGCAGGCTCACGAAGAAGAGTGCTTTGCAGTAATTTCTAGTGCAGTATGGCAAGGTGGTGACGTGGATGAAAGAAAAGGGCAAAATCCCCACTGGGACCATGCAAACCTTTGGGTGCATGAAAAGTAGCTTTTTGGATCCCTGCCCAGGTTGATTAAAATAGCTGCTTCTCCCTTAGGGCATGCTTTCaactgtgctgctgtcactgcagcTTAATTCTTTTGGGACCCTGAAGAAGCTAAACTTCCATTTAGAGCATGAAAGTAAGAACTGGTTCGCACAACTGTTTTGCTTGAACCAGGGCCCTTCTTATTTCCATCCCAGTTTATACTATGCGCTTGGCAAATGGGTTGTCTTGAGCATTCCCCATGAGTACATATTTTGCATGCCTGCCTATTATGCTTTAGGCGACAGCAGTGCCAAATGGTGGCTTCTTGTAGCAGTTGGCATCTCAGGGACTGGTTTGCTGTGGGCCCAGTGCAATCCAAGTTGAGGGAGAAAAAAGTTGGTCACCTGCAAGAGAGGTTGTAGTTGCTTGATaccaacttacctgggagtcagtCCAATGAACTAAATGGGGCTTATGTCTAATAGacgtatgtataggattgtgctatcaGTATGGCTTCTCTTGAGCTATAAACGCTAGATAGAAGCAACTGTTTGAACATGTTGCTATGGATCTACTACTCATAACccccttttctccttttcctATAGGCGGAAGGTTATGTAATTGGCAGTTGCATCAAACACATCCCCATTGCAGGTAGAGATATTACATATTTCATTCAACAGCTCCTAAGGGAGAGGGAGGTGGGAATTCCACCCGAACAATCATTGGAGACAGCTAAAGCCATAAAGGTAAACACTTTTGTGAAACTAACCAGCCTGTCCAGAAATAGATTGCCAGTGAATCATTGAAATATAACAACTTTGTAGTAAAATATTCCCCCTGCCACATCTTTTCTCAATTGTTTATTACTAGTGGCTGTGTTCTGTGATTGTTGCAGCACAGTGGTGCCATGCATAGACAGCTAGTTAGAGTTTTTGGGACTTGGGGGAAGGAAGTGAGCAGGATAATCTCCTGTCATCTTGCACACACTCTTGTCCCTTTGTGTCCCATAAGAGAGGGGGTTGATGggaaaaataagttgtgaaagGGAAACTAGGGCAGCGGTGACTGAGAAAGCAAGAAGAGGTGAAACTCAAAACTGGTGCAGAGATGAGACTTTTATTAAACTGATTTCAAAAGCCCCAAACTTTTTATTTGGCAAGCATTTTTTCTCTGGGGCAATGGTTCTATATGTTCTGTTTCAACAAGGTGTCCTCAGAGTTCTGGTCCTCTTCTTCCTTATAACAGAAAGGGAGAGATGGTGCTTATTGACAACCAGAGCAAAGCCAGCCAGCTAGATCTGTCCTGCTTGCCAGGCATAGGGAAGGGCATCAACTTCAGTGGCATAAGCCCCTTGGCTATCCAGTCACATGAGGTGATTGCAGGCATGCCTGCAAGCAATTCGTGTGAGCTATGTTTTTCTCTGCACTGGCTACGCATGGGAATTGCTTCTGGCCATAATTGCCTGCAGGAGCTAATGTTACTGGCAACATAGAAAGATCATATTTTGAGCAAACAGACAGTCAGATATGCTGCAGTTCCACTTTTTTTACTTGTGCTTATTATGGGCTTCAAGGGGTTGAGACCCTGGATTTTGGTTCAAATGGCATACCCTCCCAGTGGTGTTTCCCACATAGCTGTGTTGCAAGGGATATTCTCTCTCTTCGACTGCAGATCAGCCAGAGAGGAGAATGCTTATTCACAAGCACAGAGTGCCATTTGCTCACAAGCAGTTGATTGTAGCATTTTTAAGACAGATTCCTACTGATTCGGATGCTGCTGTGTCTCTTCTCAATTGCATGCCTAAGGCCACAGTTGTACACTTTATTGGGAATGAGACCTTCTTGCATTCAGATGGCCTATCCCTTTAATTCAATAAAATAATTGTGTTTCTTCATCTTTGTATTTCTTCATAGGAAAAGTACTGTTATATTTGTCCAGACATAGTGAAGGAATTTGCCAAGTATGATACAGATCCACGCAAGTGGATAAAGCAATATACAGGCATCAATTCAATCAACAAAAATAAATTCATCATAGATGTTGGTTATGAAAGGTTTCTTGGGCCAGAAATCTTCTTTCATCCAGAGGTAAGAGTCTGCTGTAGTAGTGcatgttgctggcatccatctttctcgagagacaatggagtgtgcctcaggGGGTGAAGACAGGCCACTGTGGCACTGGAGTGAGCTCTCTAGGACACAAgccagggcagtgtgtatggaggtcctgggctgcccagatgacaggacCCTCCTCTCAGAGAAAGCAAtgcgtttggcaccatcttgactgcaggagttgctggaaggaggcgtacaaggcgccatccaagcaccttagggactccactctgtatttgtgtagggttaactccttatccttttcttctcctgaagatacccTGCAAGGCATAAGAGGTTAtgatcagagctttccttctcttagatggactcccttcccaggttggcgagccccatctgcccctcacttccctctatagtATTTGCAGAaacctgccttcttgactgttagacccactattggtcttatcTGCTCAATCCACCGGAGCATGTCTTTGCATGCCCctgactcactgagggtttgagacccatcagctaccctcacctggtttagccggccagttaaAGCTGTTTCCAGTGTGTgtccactgtcacatgctgacagtgtCTAAGAGCTACAGGTGGacagactaccccagaaggagcatgaggtACTGCCCCTCCTCTAACACTCtatacaacaacaataatattaaaaGTAATAATTGTACTAGTCATATTAGGAAGGAATGTAATGGCACTTCTTGTGAGAGAGCACCACCTTGTGGCTGAATCATAGTAAGATGCATTAGAATTAAATGTACACACACAACTGTTATTAACAGTTCTCTATGCTTTCTAGTTTAGGGGAGCTTACCATGTAACACTGGAGAATTTACGAAGGAGTTAGCCCTTAATCTCCTGCAGTCTCTATACTGAGAACAACTAGGAATGGGTATTAAGCATTGTATAAGCCATGGAAGAAGCACTTCTTCCATGATAATATATTAACATATCACGTTAACTTATAACTGTTGCAGATACATTTGTGGTGACTGCACTGATGCCAATGTATTACAGAAGTTACTTATTGCTCCCCTGTGTTTTTGtactgggttggttttttttaatgcattcctgctttctttgttgaaagctgctttgagcatgattttttCATGTGTGGAAAACGACATACAAACAAagtgaatgaaaatgaaaaaaagaaagaaaagaaagttaacACCCACTGATTATCTGTGGGACAAACTGGTGGTAGAAAAACGGTATTAATTACTACTGTGGCTGCACGTGTGAGGTTTAAGCAGTAAGGAGGTGCTATTGCCAATGTCAATTTTGTCTTTTGGGTGGATCTGATGAAGTAGGTTGTTGTCTGCAAAAGCACCTTGTCAGTCTTCATTGTGGCACAGCACTCTGAGACGTTTCTTGTTGCAATGGGCTAACATAgtcctctaaaccagtgtttcccaaccttttttgggcaaaggcacacttgtttcatgaaaaaaatctcgaggcacaccaccattagaaaatgtttaaaaaattaactctgtgcctatattgactatatataaagtaactctctttaatagtaatcaaataaacacaaataaagtattttataattactttattatgaaatagtaagtaaacagaaatatgaaaaattataaaatactttattcagtgcgcaacctgggcctgtttggctgaacacaaagctgatattctggctggaatcgaagaaagacacacacgtagctcttcgtcaacagctctcagtctctctctgtatttagtttttatagcaaatgaaggaagagtaagcaggctggggtgggttaagtaagggctgaaagtgcctagatgaagtgggggaagctagagaggaggtacattctgacgtttgaggatagactaggttctttatgtgaatgataggtgagttatttgacagatcgaactgagagcaaggtgtggcttgtgtagctggggtggacatgaatgtttggggtgcaaaccccaggccggccaggtccgagggggggcagggagagacgggcctgcctgcctctgcctgcgctgtggtgtgttttgccccgaccgacggacggaccgacctgccagctgtctccgcagtagcagcgcggactggagctccgtcattctccccgccggtgcccggggaggggagtgtggggcggccgctgtggaagcgacggcgtgctcctcctcctcctcttgccgggctagagccagctggctagcgctcgcccctccttgctcgagccgaccccgccgccgggggccttcccgtcctctcagcggcggcgcctcgcgtccctcgtccgggggttgggagggggctgggggggaggaagggggcgagggggagcagccgccgccgctcctgaggagattctgaggcggtggcgggcgacgcgtggcggaagaggaggggtcccgccagccccgcgtttctctctctcccttcctcacggaaaccttcccctcagcttctgccgctttttctcttctttccctcttcctttttttttttttaaaaaaatgaaaaatctttcctttctctcttttccagccccccctcccctcttcacgg is a genomic window of Podarcis muralis chromosome 12, rPodMur119.hap1.1, whole genome shotgun sequence containing:
- the ACTR3B gene encoding actin-related protein 3B isoform X2 translates to MASHLPPCVVDGGTGYTKLGYAGNTEPQFIIPSCIAIRESAKVGDQAQRRLTQGIDDLDFFIGDEAVDKPTYATKWPIRHGLVEDWDLMERFMEQVIFKYLRAEPEDHYFLMTEPPLNTPENREYLAEIMFESFNVPGLYIAVQAVLALAASWTSRQVGERTLTGTVVDSGDGVTHVIPVAEGYVIGSCIKHIPIAGRDITYFIQQLLREREVGIPPEQSLETAKAIKEKYCYICPDIVKEFAKYDTDPRKWIKQYTGINSINKNKFIIDVGYERFLGPEIFFHPEFANPDFMESISNVVDDVVQNCPIDVRRPLYKNVVLSGGSTMFRDFGRRLQRDLKRVVDARLKTSEELSGGRIKPKPVEVQVISHHMQRYAVWFGGSMLASTSSLKYVTPRKIMRNTVLVFAATILSLELCLNSRHVVVPALVSNGDPFAGEEKKALCVNIRTQVWMFACLGEEDFSPTVCSGIMHCNEMDNPEPFEQKSHVC
- the ACTR3B gene encoding actin-related protein 3B isoform X1, whose translation is MASHLPPCVVDGGTGYTKLGYAGNTEPQFIIPSCIAIRESAKVGDQAQRRLTQGIDDLDFFIGDEAVDKPTYATKWPIRHGLVEDWDLMERFMEQVIFKYLRAEPEDHYFLMTEPPLNTPENREYLAEIMFESFNVPGLYIAVQAVLALAASWTSRQVGERTLTGTVVDSGDGVTHVIPVAEGYVIGSCIKHIPIAGRDITYFIQQLLREREVGIPPEQSLETAKAIKEKYCYICPDIVKEFAKYDTDPRKWIKQYTGINSINKNKFIIDVGYERFLGPEIFFHPEFANPDFMESISNVVDDVVQNCPIDVRRPLYKNVVLSGGSTMFRDFGRRLQRDLKRVVDARLKTSEELSGGRIKPKPVEVQVISHHMQRYAVWFGGSMLASTSEFFEVCHTKKDYEEYGPGICRHNPVFGVMS